In Paenibacillus xylanilyticus, the genomic window TTCCATATCATTTTACGCCAGTGAGATCGCTTCGCTCTATGAACAGGGCCATGAAGTTCTCCTGGTCACTTCCGGAGCCGTTGCTGCCGGATTCCGTGAAATTGGTTACCCTCAGCGTCCCAAAATGCTGTATGAGAAGCAAGCGGCTGCCGCAGTAGGTCAGGCATTGTTGATGCAGGCATATCAACAGGCTTTTGCAGCGCACCGCGTTACTACAGCACAAATTTTGCTAACCAGAACCGATTTTCACAGTCGGAAACGGATGGGAAATGCAGGCATGACCGTGGAAGAGCTGCTCAGACAACGCGTCATTCCCATTTTCAACGAGAATGATACGGTTTCAGTAGACGAGTTGAAATTCGGAGATAACGATCTGCTCTCTGCGCTCGTTGCCAATTTGGTAAAAGCCCAGCATCTTGTTATTCTCACGGATACCAACGGACTCTATACGGCAGACCCCCGCAAGGATCCAAGTGCTGTTCGTTATGATCGAATCCCTGAAATTACAGAAGAAATCTATGCGTATGCCGGTGGTTCAGGTTCATCGGTCGGTACAGGTGGCATGCGGTCCAAAGTCGATGCAGCCAAAGTGGCAACACGCGGAGGCGTCCCTGTCTTTGTGGGCAGCGTCAAGGAACCCGGCGACTTGCAAAACGCGGTGGAGGGCTGCGGCAAGGGGACCTATTTCGAAACTCGTCTGGCCGCACTCTCGCGCAAGAAACAATGGTTAGGCTTCATGTCAACTCCTCTCGGTACAGTTGTCGTGGATGCTGGTGCCGAAGAAGCTCTTGTTCACGGCGGTCATAGTTTGCTGCCTGTAGGCGTCAAACGTGTGCTTGGCACATTCCACGCAGGTGACGTTGTCGAGGTCATGGGTATGGACGAAACACTACTTGGCCGAGGCATTGTCAATTATGATGATGATCAGCTTCGCCTTATCGCAGGTTTGCCAAGTGGAGAAGTCATGAAAACCCTGAATGCCATCCACCGGCTTGAGGTCATCCAT contains:
- the proB gene encoding glutamate 5-kinase; translation: MSSRIVVKIGSSSLTTEEGGLDRSSISFYASEIASLYEQGHEVLLVTSGAVAAGFREIGYPQRPKMLYEKQAAAAVGQALLMQAYQQAFAAHRVTTAQILLTRTDFHSRKRMGNAGMTVEELLRQRVIPIFNENDTVSVDELKFGDNDLLSALVANLVKAQHLVILTDTNGLYTADPRKDPSAVRYDRIPEITEEIYAYAGGSGSSVGTGGMRSKVDAAKVATRGGVPVFVGSVKEPGDLQNAVEGCGKGTYFETRLAALSRKKQWLGFMSTPLGTVVVDAGAEEALVHGGHSLLPVGVKRVLGTFHAGDVVEVMGMDETLLGRGIVNYDDDQLRLIAGLPSGEVMKTLNAIHRLEVIHRDEWITLK